In a single window of the Nocardiopsis composta genome:
- a CDS encoding VOC family protein, with the protein MPTPLLGSSFDQIVVNAADPARLARFWGALLGAEPVDRSDGWAYLPAAHGRPRISFQPDPAPAPGPVRLHLDIRVADLPAAAAAAADLGASAQGSPVTDEQGSFQVMRDPEGNAFCLTAPADRA; encoded by the coding sequence ATGCCCACACCCTTGCTCGGCTCCTCTTTCGACCAGATCGTGGTCAACGCCGCCGATCCGGCCCGGCTGGCCCGGTTCTGGGGCGCCCTGCTCGGCGCCGAGCCGGTGGACCGCTCCGACGGATGGGCCTACCTGCCCGCCGCGCACGGGCGGCCGCGGATCTCCTTCCAGCCCGACCCCGCTCCGGCACCGGGGCCGGTCCGGCTGCACCTGGACATCCGGGTGGCCGACCTGCCCGCCGCGGCGGCGGCCGCGGCCGATCTGGGCGCCTCGGCACAGGGGTCCCCGGTCACCGACGAGCAGGGGTCGTTCCAGGTGATGCGGGATCCGGAGGGCAACGCCTTCTGCCTGACCGCTCCGGCCGACCGGGCCTAG
- a CDS encoding ABC transporter ATP-binding protein yields MSERQSAGGGRIMRRALVRNRGRLAIGIVGTSLHQTAEALVPVAIGVIIDRAVATGDGAALALSLAGLAALFTMLTLSWRYGARSLVAAIQKESHLLRVEASTRAIDPRRADTGLRSGELLSVATSDADKTARMLHFIPAAFATVVGLAVAAFSLLRIDTALGAGVLIAVPVLVAAVQLAGPLLSRRAAAQQAAVAGTAGLATDLIRGLPALRGIGAEENAAHRYRESSATALRSALRAAVPSGLYLGTTTMGGGLLLAGVAGFAGVAAIQGRITVGELVTIVGLAQFLTEPVRELGMYAMGFTVSRASADRLARVVDAPFRLEAAEAGGGAEPAEAPSDPDARVEFKDVRHATLDGLDLVLGPGEMLGVVCLEPADAQALFALLSGQVAAAEREGRAVVRPGLLAEPHDVDLFEGTLRSNVLAGVPGGEGDIEPALRASAADEVVRTVPGGLDEPVTDRGTTLSGGQRQRVGLARALAADPPVLALHDPTTAVDAVTEENIAEGLRALRHGPASDRSTIVLTSSPALLARADRVLVVAAGRVAAEGTHAELAAADADYARAVLR; encoded by the coding sequence ATGTCCGAAAGGCAGTCCGCCGGCGGCGGCCGGATCATGCGGCGTGCGCTGGTGCGCAACCGCGGCCGGCTGGCGATCGGCATCGTCGGCACCTCCCTGCACCAGACCGCCGAGGCGCTGGTGCCGGTGGCCATCGGCGTCATCATCGACCGGGCCGTCGCGACCGGTGACGGCGCCGCGCTGGCGCTCTCCCTCGCCGGGCTGGCCGCGCTCTTCACCATGCTCACCCTCTCCTGGCGGTACGGCGCCCGCTCCCTGGTCGCCGCGATCCAGAAGGAGTCGCACCTGCTCCGGGTGGAGGCCTCCACCCGGGCGATCGACCCGCGGCGCGCCGACACTGGGCTGCGCTCCGGCGAACTGCTCAGCGTGGCCACCTCCGACGCCGACAAGACCGCCCGGATGCTGCACTTCATCCCGGCCGCGTTCGCCACCGTCGTCGGGCTGGCCGTCGCCGCGTTCTCCCTGCTCCGGATCGACACCGCGCTCGGCGCGGGCGTGCTGATCGCGGTGCCGGTGCTGGTCGCCGCGGTGCAGCTGGCCGGGCCGCTGCTCAGCCGGCGGGCCGCCGCCCAGCAGGCGGCGGTGGCCGGCACCGCGGGGCTCGCCACCGATCTGATCCGCGGCCTGCCCGCGCTGCGCGGCATCGGCGCCGAGGAGAACGCGGCGCACCGCTACCGGGAGTCCAGCGCGACCGCGCTGCGCAGCGCGCTGCGCGCCGCGGTGCCCAGCGGGCTGTACCTCGGGACGACCACCATGGGCGGCGGGCTGCTGCTCGCCGGGGTCGCCGGGTTCGCCGGCGTCGCCGCGATCCAGGGCCGGATCACCGTCGGCGAGCTGGTCACCATCGTCGGCCTGGCGCAGTTCCTCACCGAGCCCGTCCGCGAGCTCGGCATGTACGCGATGGGTTTCACGGTCTCCCGCGCCTCGGCCGACCGGCTGGCCCGGGTGGTGGACGCGCCGTTCCGGCTGGAAGCGGCCGAGGCCGGCGGCGGGGCGGAACCGGCGGAGGCCCCCTCCGACCCGGACGCGCGGGTGGAGTTCAAGGACGTCCGCCACGCCACCCTGGACGGCCTCGACCTGGTGCTGGGCCCCGGCGAGATGCTCGGCGTCGTCTGCCTGGAGCCGGCCGACGCCCAGGCGCTGTTCGCGCTGCTCTCCGGGCAGGTGGCCGCGGCCGAGCGGGAGGGCCGGGCGGTGGTCCGCCCCGGGCTGCTCGCCGAGCCGCACGACGTCGACCTGTTCGAGGGGACGCTCCGCTCCAACGTGCTGGCCGGGGTCCCCGGCGGGGAGGGCGACATCGAGCCCGCGCTGCGCGCCAGCGCCGCCGACGAGGTGGTCCGCACCGTCCCCGGCGGCCTGGACGAGCCGGTCACCGACCGCGGGACCACGCTCTCCGGCGGCCAGCGGCAGCGCGTCGGCCTGGCCCGCGCGCTGGCCGCCGACCCGCCGGTGCTGGCCCTGCACGACCCGACGACCGCGGTGGATGCGGTCACCGAGGAGAACATCGCCGAAGGGCTGCGCGCGCTGCGGCACGGCCCCGCCTCGGACCGCTCCACCATCGTGCTGACCTCCAGCCCGGCCCTGCTCGCCCGCGCCGACCGGGTGCTGGTCGTCGCGGCCGGCCGGGTCGCCGCCGAGGGCACGCACGCGGAGCTGGCCGCCGCGGACGCCGACTACGCCCGGGCGGTGCTGCGATGA
- a CDS encoding ABC transporter ATP-binding protein gives MTGENAHRMLPVASARQTWSVARAAFGRARGAAAATVAVSIAANLCALAAPWILGMLVDAVDQGQGAERIAVLAAAIAVSAVAAGLLNTVEVVLIARVGETALARLREDVVERALRLPAPVLSRLSSGDLLSRVSDDVSVVGEVVREKAPMVLSSLITVVLALGGMSALDWRLGLAGACALPVYVLSLRWYLPRSAPLYAKERELMGERAQALVSTLHGAETVHAYRMHGERAALIDEKSNAARGAALRVFRKFTLFAGGMNAAECVGLSAIVAAGFWLVGAEAVTVGAATAAALIFHRLFGPLGALMMTFNDIQSAGASLARMAGVTLLPEPAAPADARRPADGGIELRGVGHRYDGGPAVLDDVTLAVAPGERVALVGASGAGKTTLASAVAGVIEPAEGTVLLGGVPLDRIDPDALRRHKALVSQEAHVFAGTLADNVRLADPGAGDDRVAAALETVGALGWAEALPEGLGTVVGEGGARLTAYQGQQLALARLVLADPAVAILDEASAEAGSAGARDLERAAQAAVEGRTALVVAHRLAQAVTADRIVVLESGRVAEQGTHDELVARGGRYAELWSAWSGDGDGGR, from the coding sequence ATGACCGGGGAGAACGCGCACCGGATGCTGCCCGTGGCGTCCGCGCGGCAGACGTGGAGCGTGGCGCGGGCCGCCTTCGGCCGGGCGCGCGGGGCGGCCGCGGCCACTGTCGCGGTGAGCATCGCGGCCAACCTGTGCGCGCTGGCCGCACCGTGGATCCTCGGCATGCTGGTCGACGCGGTCGACCAGGGGCAGGGCGCGGAGCGGATCGCCGTGCTCGCCGCCGCCATCGCGGTCTCCGCGGTGGCCGCCGGGCTGCTGAACACCGTCGAGGTGGTGCTGATCGCCAGGGTCGGCGAGACCGCGCTGGCCCGGCTCCGCGAGGACGTGGTGGAGCGCGCGCTGCGCCTGCCCGCGCCGGTGCTGTCCCGGCTGAGCAGCGGAGACCTGCTCTCCCGGGTCTCCGACGACGTGTCGGTGGTCGGCGAGGTGGTCCGGGAGAAGGCGCCGATGGTGCTCTCCTCGCTGATCACCGTGGTGCTGGCGCTGGGCGGGATGAGCGCGCTGGACTGGCGGCTCGGCCTGGCCGGCGCCTGCGCGCTGCCGGTCTACGTGCTCTCGCTCCGCTGGTACCTGCCGCGCTCGGCGCCGCTGTACGCCAAGGAGCGCGAGCTGATGGGCGAGCGGGCCCAGGCCCTGGTCAGCACATTGCACGGCGCGGAGACGGTGCACGCCTACCGGATGCACGGCGAGCGCGCCGCGCTGATCGACGAGAAGTCGAACGCGGCCCGGGGCGCGGCGCTCCGGGTCTTCCGCAAGTTCACCCTGTTCGCGGGCGGGATGAACGCCGCCGAGTGCGTCGGGCTCTCGGCGATCGTCGCGGCGGGCTTCTGGCTGGTCGGCGCGGAGGCCGTCACGGTCGGCGCGGCCACCGCCGCCGCGCTCATCTTCCACCGGCTCTTCGGGCCGCTCGGCGCGCTGATGATGACCTTCAACGACATCCAGTCGGCGGGGGCGAGCCTGGCCCGGATGGCGGGGGTGACCCTGCTGCCGGAGCCCGCCGCACCCGCCGACGCGCGCCGGCCGGCCGACGGCGGGATCGAGCTGCGCGGGGTGGGCCACCGCTACGACGGCGGCCCGGCGGTGCTCGACGACGTCACGCTGGCCGTCGCCCCCGGCGAGCGGGTGGCGCTGGTCGGCGCGAGCGGCGCCGGCAAGACCACGCTGGCCTCGGCGGTCGCCGGCGTCATCGAACCGGCCGAGGGCACCGTGCTGCTCGGCGGGGTGCCCCTGGACCGGATCGACCCCGATGCGCTGCGCCGGCACAAGGCCCTGGTCAGCCAGGAGGCGCACGTGTTCGCCGGGACGCTGGCCGACAACGTCCGGCTGGCCGACCCCGGGGCCGGGGACGACCGGGTGGCCGCCGCCCTGGAGACGGTCGGCGCGCTCGGCTGGGCCGAGGCGCTGCCCGAGGGCCTGGGCACCGTGGTCGGCGAGGGCGGCGCCCGGCTCACCGCCTACCAGGGGCAGCAGCTCGCCCTGGCCCGGCTGGTCCTGGCCGACCCGGCGGTGGCGATCCTGGACGAGGCCAGCGCCGAGGCGGGCAGCGCCGGCGCCCGCGACCTGGAACGCGCCGCACAGGCCGCGGTCGAGGGGCGCACCGCGCTGGTCGTCGCGCACCGCCTCGCCCAGGCGGTCACCGCCGACCGGATCGTCGTACTGGAATCCGGCCGCGTCGCCGAGCAGGGCACCCACGACGAACTGGTGGCGCGCGGCGGCCGCTACGCCGAACTCTGGTCGGCCTGGAGCGGCGACGGGGACGGCGGCCGGTAG
- a CDS encoding L,D-transpeptidase family protein codes for MTERKHGRAPRRAAVAAALAVSAVVLPLPTSPLTGTAEAAAAPAVFSPAAASDQLRHGDSGAEVKKVQERLIELGYWIDSADGHFGTVTVQAVHALQKAAGIDRDGIVGPDTRKALDEGVRPSAKSSSGEVVEIDLERQLLLVVADGEVEQAFSTSTGSGETYEQDGEEHVATTPTGEYTVFREVDAWDPGPLGALYKPKYFNGGIAVHGYTSVPAHPASHGCARVSLPAMDWLWKSGRLDVHDTVLVY; via the coding sequence ATGACCGAACGCAAGCATGGACGCGCCCCCCGGCGCGCGGCCGTGGCCGCCGCGCTCGCCGTGTCCGCCGTCGTCCTCCCCCTACCGACGTCCCCGCTGACCGGGACCGCCGAGGCCGCGGCGGCCCCGGCGGTGTTCTCCCCCGCCGCCGCCTCCGACCAGCTGCGCCACGGCGACTCCGGTGCGGAGGTGAAGAAGGTCCAGGAGCGGCTGATCGAGCTCGGCTACTGGATCGACTCCGCCGACGGGCACTTCGGCACCGTCACCGTCCAGGCGGTGCACGCCCTGCAGAAGGCCGCCGGCATCGACCGGGACGGCATCGTCGGCCCGGACACCCGCAAGGCGCTCGACGAGGGCGTCCGCCCCTCGGCGAAGAGCTCCTCCGGCGAGGTGGTCGAGATCGACCTGGAGCGGCAGCTGCTCCTGGTGGTCGCCGACGGCGAGGTCGAGCAGGCCTTCAGCACCTCCACCGGCTCCGGCGAGACCTACGAGCAGGACGGCGAGGAGCACGTCGCCACCACCCCCACCGGCGAGTACACGGTCTTCCGCGAGGTCGACGCCTGGGACCCGGGGCCGCTCGGCGCGCTCTACAAGCCGAAGTACTTCAACGGGGGCATCGCCGTGCACGGCTACACCTCCGTCCCCGCCCACCCCGCCTCGCACGGCTGCGCCCGGGTGAGCCTGCCCGCCATGGACTGGCTCTGGAAGAGCGGCCGCCTCGACGTGCACGACACCGTGCTGGTGTACTGA
- a CDS encoding MFS transporter, translating to MAASPDTADLGGTPLRTDRDFRLYLASRTVSVAGALVAAVAFPVLVYRLTGSPAWTSAVAAAGALPYLMFGLLAGAAADRFDRRALMVGADLLSAAALAGVPAAWALGVLTPGQVLGTAFAVQALYVVFDAANFGALPRLLGKDRLTAGYAAVYGATNLVELAVPPLVGLVVAAAAPAPLISVSALTALASAAMVRALARPLSEPRPAAGPAPGRRPAAPRALLADIRGGLSFLFGDAIVRTLTLAGTTHAAASGAWTAMLVPWADRTLGVAPAGDPRLAVLFGCWGAGAVAASRLVPWLSDRFRPARLALGALPASLLAGAGTALCTDWRAAAACAAAWGTAYSVVVVNAITYRQLVTPLHLQSRVNTTARMLSWGIGHPAGAALAGAVATLGAGPRAGLAAGLAVAALGVAAAWLSPLRAAARTGPDGDRPARA from the coding sequence ATGGCCGCGTCCCCCGACACCGCCGACCTCGGCGGCACACCGCTCCGCACCGACCGCGACTTCCGCCTCTACCTGGCCTCCCGCACGGTCTCGGTGGCCGGCGCGCTGGTCGCGGCCGTGGCGTTCCCCGTCCTCGTCTACCGGCTGACCGGCTCCCCCGCCTGGACCTCCGCCGTGGCCGCCGCGGGGGCCCTGCCCTACCTGATGTTCGGGCTGCTCGCCGGCGCCGCCGCGGACCGGTTCGACCGGCGCGCCCTGATGGTCGGGGCCGACCTGCTCTCCGCCGCCGCGCTGGCCGGCGTCCCGGCCGCCTGGGCACTGGGCGTGCTGACCCCGGGACAGGTGCTCGGCACCGCGTTCGCCGTGCAGGCGCTCTACGTGGTGTTCGACGCCGCGAACTTCGGCGCGCTGCCCCGGCTGCTCGGCAAGGACCGGCTGACCGCGGGGTACGCCGCGGTGTACGGGGCGACCAACCTGGTCGAGCTCGCCGTCCCCCCGCTGGTCGGCCTGGTCGTCGCCGCGGCGGCACCGGCCCCGCTGATCTCGGTGAGCGCGCTGACCGCGCTGGCCTCCGCGGCGATGGTCCGCGCACTCGCCCGCCCGCTGTCCGAACCCCGGCCGGCCGCCGGCCCCGCCCCCGGCCGCCGGCCGGCCGCGCCGCGCGCGCTGCTCGCCGACATCCGCGGCGGCCTGTCGTTCCTGTTCGGCGACGCGATCGTGCGGACCCTGACGCTGGCCGGGACGACGCACGCCGCGGCGAGCGGCGCCTGGACCGCGATGCTCGTCCCGTGGGCGGACCGGACCCTGGGGGTCGCCCCCGCCGGCGACCCCCGGCTGGCGGTCCTCTTCGGCTGCTGGGGCGCGGGAGCGGTCGCGGCGAGCCGGCTCGTCCCCTGGCTGAGCGACCGCTTCAGGCCGGCGCGGCTCGCCCTCGGCGCGCTGCCCGCCTCGCTGCTCGCCGGCGCGGGGACCGCGCTGTGCACCGACTGGCGGGCCGCCGCCGCGTGCGCCGCGGCCTGGGGCACCGCCTACTCGGTCGTGGTGGTCAACGCGATCACCTACCGGCAGCTGGTCACCCCGCTCCACCTGCAGTCCCGGGTCAACACCACCGCGCGGATGCTCTCCTGGGGCATCGGCCACCCGGCGGGCGCGGCGCTCGCCGGCGCCGTCGCCACCCTGGGCGCCGGACCGCGCGCCGGGCTGGCCGCGGGACTGGCCGTCGCCGCGCTCGGCGTCGCCGCCGCCTGGCTCTCACCGCTCCGCGCCGCCGCCCGCACCGGCCCGGACGGCGACCGCCCGGCCCGCGCCTAG
- a CDS encoding ABC transporter substrate-binding protein encodes MWLTDSRSWEDSVGYLRAAAALTGRGEQQAEAEQAFYDKLAEAQAAAEEEGFASVKPLVLYGSDGAFQVDSEGSIVGGLLDEVVDYDWEDRSTGGHQAGGSDYSIEEILAGDPDVIFVESFTFSEDDAPLSEQLAEDPVWKRIGAVEAGRVHEVDLAPWATGRGTRSLGVVLDDALTHLRDA; translated from the coding sequence GTGTGGCTGACCGACTCGCGCAGCTGGGAGGACTCGGTCGGCTACCTGCGCGCGGCGGCCGCGCTCACCGGCCGCGGCGAGCAGCAGGCAGAGGCCGAGCAGGCGTTCTACGACAAGCTCGCCGAAGCGCAGGCCGCCGCCGAGGAGGAGGGCTTCGCCTCGGTCAAACCGCTGGTCCTCTACGGCAGCGACGGCGCCTTCCAGGTCGACTCCGAAGGCTCCATCGTGGGCGGCCTCCTCGACGAGGTCGTCGACTACGACTGGGAGGACCGCTCCACCGGCGGCCACCAGGCCGGCGGCTCCGACTACAGCATCGAAGAGATCCTCGCCGGCGACCCCGACGTCATCTTCGTCGAGTCCTTCACCTTCTCCGAGGACGACGCCCCGCTCTCCGAGCAGCTCGCCGAGGACCCGGTCTGGAAGCGGATCGGCGCCGTGGAGGCCGGCCGGGTGCACGAGGTCGACCTCGCCCCCTGGGCCACCGGCCGCGGCACCCGCTCCCTCGGTGTGGTCCTGGACGACGCCCTCACCCACCTCCGCGACGCATGA
- a CDS encoding FecCD family ABC transporter permease translates to MEEPHPPAGPSAPAVRGPAGPRTAPGPRGADTPGRAGRGLRGAASFGAGAALLAAVCLAALCLGEPVLSPAGLVSAIGRPDSLEALVVGEVRLPRMLLGLAAGVALGCAGLLLQEALRNPLAVPELLGVSAGAAGVTAAITVFGLPVAAGLVPAFALAGAVGGGALCLAVARRAGDAASVLLTGAAVSTALTGGVYAITSMADRFELGLVFRYLMGSLVGAGWEELAMVAPWLLGVAPLLVLCLPLLGVLGLGDDAASALGLDPARARLAVLATAAVLVAVTVAACGPVSWVGFLAPMLARRLHPHAEPRTRLLWSGLLGGLVTVGADLAARTALHPIELPLGAFTGSVGIVGGLLLLRAAGAKAVPR, encoded by the coding sequence GTGGAGGAGCCGCACCCTCCCGCCGGGCCTTCCGCACCGGCCGTCCGCGGTCCGGCGGGCCCGCGCACCGCGCCCGGTCCGCGCGGCGCGGACACACCGGGCCGGGCCGGGCGGGGGCTGCGCGGCGCCGCCTCCTTCGGTGCCGGGGCGGCGCTGCTCGCGGCGGTCTGCCTGGCTGCGCTCTGCCTGGGCGAGCCGGTGCTCTCCCCGGCCGGCCTGGTCTCGGCGATCGGCCGCCCGGACTCGCTGGAGGCGCTGGTCGTCGGAGAGGTCCGGCTGCCGCGGATGCTGCTCGGGCTGGCCGCCGGCGTCGCGCTCGGCTGCGCCGGGCTGCTGCTCCAGGAGGCGCTGCGCAACCCGCTGGCCGTGCCCGAGCTGCTCGGCGTCTCGGCGGGCGCCGCCGGGGTCACCGCGGCGATCACCGTCTTCGGGCTGCCCGTGGCGGCCGGCCTGGTTCCGGCGTTCGCGCTGGCCGGAGCGGTGGGCGGCGGGGCGCTCTGCCTGGCCGTGGCCCGGCGCGCCGGGGACGCCGCCTCGGTGCTGCTCACCGGTGCCGCGGTCTCCACCGCGCTGACCGGCGGCGTCTACGCGATCACCAGCATGGCCGACCGGTTCGAGCTCGGACTGGTCTTCCGCTACCTGATGGGGTCGCTGGTCGGCGCAGGCTGGGAGGAGCTGGCCATGGTCGCTCCGTGGCTGCTGGGCGTGGCCCCGCTGCTGGTGCTCTGCCTGCCGCTGCTCGGCGTCCTCGGGCTGGGCGACGACGCCGCCTCCGCGCTCGGCCTGGACCCCGCGCGGGCCCGGCTGGCCGTGCTGGCCACGGCGGCGGTGCTGGTCGCGGTCACCGTCGCCGCCTGCGGCCCGGTCTCCTGGGTCGGCTTCCTCGCCCCCATGCTGGCCCGCCGGCTCCACCCGCACGCCGAGCCGCGCACCCGGCTGCTCTGGTCCGGGCTGCTCGGCGGCCTGGTCACCGTCGGCGCCGACCTGGCCGCCCGCACCGCGCTGCACCCGATCGAACTGCCGCTGGGCGCGTTCACCGGCTCGGTGGGCATCGTCGGCGGGCTGCTCCTGCTGCGCGCCGCCGGGGCGAAGGCGGTGCCGCGGTGA
- a CDS encoding FecCD family ABC transporter permease — MTAVGRARARTVAAPAAVVSLLALAAAAAAGQLLLGRGLPVAEVLPALLRDGADPLGERILWELRLPRAAVALLAGACLGVSGLLLQVALRNPLASPELTGVGGGAVLGVVLGLRTGLVSAQAHTSVLAALCGGVGGGALLWLLSGRRRSDPVWLTVNGVIVGVALSGATSVLLVLSQAEAAGALRWLTGSLTGLTAAHAALVLPWAAVGIGAAWLLSPVLAVLQGGDDHARSVGLEPKPARFAVLLCAVLLAAAAVSVVGMAGFVGLIAPLLASALVGRDPRLLVPVAALIGAVALSGADALAQGVTLLVPEGPQAQRLGLPAGSVTSIAGAILLIAAVRRRGLLNTGT; from the coding sequence GTGACGGCGGTCGGCCGCGCCCGCGCGAGGACGGTGGCGGCGCCGGCCGCGGTGGTCTCCCTGCTGGCCCTGGCCGCGGCGGCGGCCGCCGGGCAGCTGCTGCTCGGACGGGGGCTGCCGGTGGCGGAGGTGCTGCCGGCGCTGCTCCGCGACGGCGCCGACCCGCTGGGCGAGCGCATCCTGTGGGAGCTGCGGCTGCCCCGCGCGGCGGTGGCGCTGCTCGCCGGAGCCTGCCTCGGCGTCTCCGGGCTGCTGCTGCAGGTCGCCCTGCGCAACCCGCTGGCCTCCCCGGAGCTGACCGGGGTGGGCGGCGGCGCGGTGCTCGGCGTCGTGCTCGGGCTGCGCACCGGGCTGGTCTCCGCGCAGGCGCACACCTCGGTGCTGGCCGCGCTGTGCGGCGGGGTGGGCGGCGGCGCGCTGCTGTGGCTGCTGTCCGGGCGGCGCCGCTCCGACCCGGTCTGGCTCACCGTCAACGGCGTCATCGTCGGCGTCGCGCTCTCCGGGGCGACCTCGGTCCTGCTGGTGCTGAGCCAGGCGGAGGCGGCCGGTGCGCTGCGCTGGCTGACCGGCTCGCTCACCGGGCTGACCGCCGCGCACGCGGCCCTGGTGCTGCCGTGGGCCGCCGTCGGGATCGGCGCCGCCTGGCTGCTCTCCCCGGTGCTGGCGGTGCTGCAGGGCGGCGACGACCACGCCCGGTCGGTGGGCCTGGAGCCGAAGCCCGCCCGGTTCGCCGTGCTGCTCTGCGCGGTGCTGCTCGCCGCCGCGGCGGTCTCGGTGGTGGGGATGGCCGGCTTCGTCGGGCTGATCGCCCCGCTGCTCGCCTCGGCGCTGGTCGGCCGGGACCCGCGGCTGCTCGTCCCGGTGGCGGCGCTGATCGGCGCGGTCGCGCTGTCCGGCGCCGACGCGCTGGCCCAAGGGGTCACCCTGCTCGTCCCGGAGGGCCCGCAGGCGCAGCGGCTGGGGCTGCCGGCCGGGTCGGTCACCTCGATCGCCGGCGCGATCCTGCTCATCGCGGCGGTGCGCCGCCGCGGCCTGCTCAACACCGGAACCTGA
- a CDS encoding ABC transporter ATP-binding protein, with protein MPRNDPAPDAPAGSAPAALHAEGVGFGYDAGNPVLRGVHLEVRQGETVALVGRNGCGKSTLLRLLAGALRPTSGRVLVGGDDAARLGRRELARRVAVLHQALPPVPGMTARQLVRQGRFAHRGVLGMLRDTEDATAREAMRRAGVEELADRPLEALSGGERQRVRLALALAQDAPVLLLDEPTTYLDVRHQLDVLELVAEFAERLTVVMVLHELDHAARYADRIVALREGAVAADGPPREVVRESLLRDVFGVRGRVLHDDRLGTPYCRLDAPV; from the coding sequence ATGCCCCGGAACGACCCCGCCCCGGACGCCCCGGCCGGCTCCGCGCCGGCCGCGCTGCACGCCGAGGGCGTCGGCTTCGGCTACGACGCCGGGAACCCGGTGCTGCGCGGCGTGCACCTGGAGGTGCGGCAGGGCGAGACGGTCGCCCTGGTCGGGCGGAACGGGTGCGGCAAGAGCACCCTGCTCCGGCTGCTCGCCGGAGCGCTGCGGCCCACCTCGGGCCGGGTGCTGGTCGGCGGCGACGACGCGGCCCGGCTGGGCCGCCGGGAGCTGGCCCGCCGGGTCGCGGTGCTGCACCAGGCGCTGCCGCCGGTGCCCGGGATGACCGCCCGGCAGCTGGTCCGGCAGGGCAGGTTCGCGCACCGCGGGGTGCTGGGCATGCTGCGCGACACCGAGGACGCCACCGCCCGGGAGGCGATGCGCCGCGCCGGGGTGGAGGAGCTGGCCGACCGGCCGCTGGAGGCGCTGTCCGGCGGCGAGCGGCAGCGGGTCCGGCTCGCCCTGGCGCTGGCCCAGGACGCCCCGGTGCTGCTCCTCGACGAGCCCACCACCTACCTGGACGTGCGCCACCAGCTCGACGTGCTGGAGCTGGTCGCCGAGTTCGCCGAGCGGCTGACCGTGGTCATGGTGCTGCACGAGCTCGACCACGCGGCCCGCTACGCCGACCGCATCGTCGCCCTCCGCGAGGGCGCGGTCGCCGCCGACGGCCCGCCCCGCGAGGTGGTCCGGGAGTCCCTGCTCCGCGACGTCTTCGGGGTGCGCGGCCGGGTGCTGCACGACGACCGGCTCGGCACCCCCTACTGCCGCCTGGACGCCCCGGTCTGA
- a CDS encoding cytochrome P450: protein MPATPALPFDRPRPIDPPPAYAELRRTSPVARVLTPEGAPAWLVTSYDAAVQVLTDARFGVTPPTGRDPGNETLFQDGEPHARLRRLVARAFTPRRIAALRPGIEAAAAELVAAMAAAGPPADLMADLAAPLSLSVIGDLLGVPAAARDRLRGFAEPALTEGTPEAWGAFAGYSAELVAAKRAELGDDPLSGLIAVHGADDGRLTDGELSAMAMTLAGSGHLSSANAICTAAILLLDSGRLAEYAAAPERAAAVTEEVLRRLSGTTGEVMPRWAAEDAEAGGVRIAAGDMVLVRLEAAHHDPDRFADPARLDPDRSPAEHIAFGRGPHHCLGAALARAELTAALRALAAGLPGLRLTVPAAEVPWVHGFVDSGPSRVPVAW, encoded by the coding sequence ATGCCGGCCACCCCCGCCCTGCCCTTCGACCGCCCGCGCCCGATCGACCCGCCGCCGGCCTACGCCGAGCTGCGCCGGACCTCCCCCGTCGCCCGGGTGCTGACCCCGGAGGGCGCCCCCGCCTGGCTGGTCACCTCCTACGACGCGGCCGTGCAGGTGCTCACCGACGCGCGCTTCGGGGTCACCCCGCCCACCGGGCGCGACCCCGGCAACGAGACCCTGTTCCAGGACGGCGAGCCGCACGCCCGGCTGCGGCGGCTGGTCGCCCGGGCGTTCACCCCGCGCCGGATCGCCGCGCTCCGCCCCGGCATAGAGGCGGCCGCCGCCGAGCTGGTCGCGGCGATGGCCGCCGCCGGACCGCCCGCCGACCTGATGGCCGACCTGGCCGCGCCGCTCTCCCTGTCGGTCATCGGCGACCTGCTGGGCGTGCCAGCGGCCGCCCGGGACCGGCTGCGCGGGTTCGCCGAGCCGGCCCTCACCGAGGGCACCCCCGAGGCGTGGGGCGCGTTCGCCGGCTACTCCGCCGAGCTGGTCGCCGCCAAGCGCGCCGAGCTCGGCGACGACCCGCTCAGCGGGCTCATCGCGGTGCACGGCGCCGACGACGGCCGGCTCACCGACGGCGAGCTGTCCGCCATGGCCATGACGCTGGCCGGCTCCGGCCACCTCAGCTCCGCCAACGCGATCTGCACCGCGGCGATCCTGCTGCTCGACTCCGGCCGGCTGGCCGAGTACGCGGCCGCGCCGGAGCGCGCCGCCGCCGTCACCGAGGAGGTGCTGCGCCGGCTCTCCGGCACCACCGGCGAGGTGATGCCGCGCTGGGCCGCCGAGGACGCCGAGGCCGGCGGCGTGCGCATCGCCGCCGGCGACATGGTGCTGGTCCGCCTGGAGGCCGCGCACCACGACCCGGACCGGTTCGCCGACCCCGCCCGGCTCGACCCGGACCGCTCCCCCGCCGAGCACATCGCCTTCGGCCGCGGCCCGCACCACTGCCTCGGCGCCGCCCTGGCCCGCGCCGAGCTCACCGCCGCCCTGCGCGCCCTGGCCGCCGGCCTGCCCGGCCTCCGCCTCACCGTCCCGGCCGCCGAGGTCCCGTGGGTGCACGGCTTCGTCGACTCCGGCCCGTCCCGGGTACCCGTCGCCTGGTGA